A single window of Achromobacter xylosoxidans DNA harbors:
- a CDS encoding transglutaminase-like cysteine peptidase has protein sequence MRSTRRFRATLNLCRLVLLCLACGWGGSSALEINAEKLQSLSASRYGARGAKAVTNWLQLLRGAAPPLEKDRLTLANDFWNRALLSGEDITIWGKDDYWATPLESLGKGAGDCEDYVIGKYFTLLSMGVPANKLRFIYVRARVGGPASSSQIAHMVLGYYETPNAVPLVLDSLVSTILPASQRRDLTPVFSFNADGVYVDGKPAAPVDRLSRWRDLLQRMEREGIRP, from the coding sequence ATGCGATCAACCCGCCGTTTCCGCGCCACGCTGAATCTGTGCCGACTGGTTTTGCTCTGCCTGGCTTGCGGCTGGGGCGGAAGTTCCGCCCTGGAGATCAACGCCGAGAAGCTGCAAAGCCTGTCGGCCAGCCGCTATGGCGCGCGCGGCGCAAAGGCGGTAACGAACTGGCTGCAATTGCTGCGCGGCGCGGCGCCGCCGCTGGAAAAGGACCGGCTGACGCTGGCCAACGATTTCTGGAACCGCGCACTGCTGTCCGGCGAGGACATCACGATCTGGGGCAAGGATGACTACTGGGCCACCCCGCTCGAATCGCTGGGCAAGGGCGCGGGCGATTGCGAAGACTATGTCATCGGCAAGTATTTCACCCTGCTGTCGATGGGCGTGCCGGCCAACAAACTGCGCTTCATCTATGTCCGCGCGCGCGTGGGCGGCCCGGCCAGCAGCAGCCAGATCGCCCACATGGTGCTGGGCTACTACGAAACACCCAATGCGGTACCGCTGGTGCTGGACAGCCTGGTCTCGACCATCCTGCCGGCGTCGCAACGGCGCGACCTGACGCCGGTCTTCAGCTTCAACGCCGATGGCGTCTACGTCGACGGCAAACCCGCCGCACCGGTTGACCGTCTCAGCCGCTGGCGCGATCTACTCCAA